The following nucleotide sequence is from Corylus avellana chromosome ca7, CavTom2PMs-1.0.
tttgaaaattagtcataggttagcaaATTTTGTATAAGTCtagaatgtaatacgtcatatTTGACACTTGTAACCTCGTAGTTTCGGCTATTGTTGCTTTTACTTTGTGTTgtttgagctttatgctcgtttatcaatAAATGAGATTGAACCGTTtcagaaaaaaaggaaaaaaaaaaaagattttgtgatttgtattCATGAGACTATATTTGCTGAGCAAGAGATGTTTTGAGCAATGAAATCTTAGAagtcaatttcaaaaaataaaaaataattatagtaCTCACATCCGGCTCcacaaatatttagctaaaagccatatttttttattatatatatatatatagagtttgCATCCACATAAATCTTGTCGTGCGTACAAGAGGGGCTAAGATATGTGCGAGAGTAAACTCTCTCTGAGATTATGGCGCTACTGAAGGCAATTTCGCCCTTCTCATTCACAAATATTGCTTTGCATCCACCACCCAAGAGAGGTATGTACCTCTTTGATCGTttcgttttaaatttttgagttttaattggtttttttcttcttctttgaaacttttttgcatgtttcaatttttgagaTTATCTGCAATTGAATTTATGAGATTATGTATAACGGATCTCAATTTTACAGGgccatttctatatatatatatatatatatatatatatattgggttaattttaattttgaaacatgttagtgttttttttcgtttttgttaaAAACACATTTGATTAAGTTGTATATAACTTGATTTCATAACCCAAACAATATACGTAGAAAAGCgtaattcaaaatattgtaaAATGCAAACATCTATGATGTTTTCTACATGTTGTaaaattcataatatttaaAACCTCTAtgaatttgtaatattttgaaataGGCATTGAATTACACTTTTCTACATGTGATGATATGTTGATAAGCgtaattcaaaaatattgtaaaattcAAATCTCTATGATGTTGTTTTCtacatgtaaaattaaaaattttaaaacctatatgaatttgtaatattttgaaataGGCCTTGAATTACGATTCTATATGTTGTGATGATATGTAGAAAAGCATAATTCAATGCCtatttcaaaatattacaaattcatagaagttttaaatatttttaattttacaacatgaagaaaacaaaattagggtttttaaataattaactcAGGGTATTTTTGTCCGCCCCTAACTCTGCTAGTTAATTATTACATTTTCATCATTTGTTCCCCTTTTGAGTCATCTTCCACATTATAAAAACCCTGAGTCTTCTTCCTCCTTACCAAAACCCTAAGGGctcgtttggtttgcagaataaaCCTCTGAAATGGAATGACTATTCatatggaatagtcattcttttgtttagtaggggtctattcctaggaatagttGGTGTGTTTGCCAACAGAACGGGCCGTTATTGTAACTGGAATGGTATTGTTCTATCTACAGTAACTGTAAGAAAATAGTACAGTAGAcctgaaaaacaattttcctctCTTCAACAAAAATCACATCCCCCTCTCTTCCCAATAATCCTGCAGTAAAACAAACCCATCTAACCTAACCACCCCCTAACTCCACttattttcaaccaaaaaaaaaattctaaagcttCTTCCTGGCttctcccatatatatatatttttttttgttgaaaataagTGGAGTTAGGGGGTGTTtaggttagatgagtttgtTTTACTGTAGGGTTATTGGGAAGAGAAGGGGATGTGATTTTTGTCGAAGAGAAGAGAATTGCTTTTCGTGTCTAGTGTACTATTTTCTGACCGttactgtagctggaacagtatcgttccagctacagtaaCAGCCCATTCTGTTGGCAAACACCCAGTTATTCCAATTTGAATGATTAATCACATCCAcacaggaatagctattcctctaagaaatgagaggaatagctattccttatGGGAAGGATAaggttttcccaaaaaaaaaaaaaattatttttatttttccttaaaacttaaaattaggCCTTGAATTTCGTTTTTCTACATGTTGTGATGATATGTAGAAAAAACgttatttaaaatattgtaCAATTTAAACCTCTATGTTGTTGTTTTCGACATGttgtaaaattcaaaatatttaaaacctctattaatttgtaatattttgaaataGGCATTGAATTACGCTTTTTACATGTTGTGATGATAAGTAGAAAAGcgtaattcaaaatattttacaattcAAACCTTTGTGATGTTGTTTTCTACATGttgtaaaattcaaaatattacaaattaatagACATTTTAAAGAGAATGAAGAAGCACCAAATAAAAGTTTTAAAGTTATATTACCTGACCGGATAGCTCCCAAGCACCTTGAGAAAGGGCACCGACTTCTTTATGATGGCCAGATATTCTTCCATGATCGGATCACCCACCGACATTGAATAGTTATAAAAACACATAGTCTGATAGCCCAAGACATCATCAATGAGCGCGCCTTTTAGAGGGACAATTTTCTTCTTGACCTAGAGAACTTCAAAAGCTTTCATCTCCGAATCCACAATAGTGATTGTGGTCTTGATTTGCTGGTCGTCATCCTAGGGGCAAGGGGGTGGTGTGATGGCTTCTCGAGAGACAATGAAAAACCTCATCTTGTTTAGGTCTCTCGAGAAAGCACAATGGTTGATCCAAGCCGATAACATCTCGCGGCCGTAAATTTCTGCAGCAGCTCCACTCACAATGACTCCAGTCATTTGCATGTCTATATTAGCGACACACTGAGCAGCTGCGGCGGCATCATAGAATTCAATTCTACTCTTTATATTCATTTTGTTTAGGCTACGCTCGCAATGGAGGAGAGAGTAACGATCAAACATCACCATCTACAGGTCCTCTTCTCCTACTCCTGAGAGAGCTAATAGGCGGTGCAGGTTGGGAAGATAGATCTCCCCAACCACGGATATGTTGCTCTTGAGGAGGCTGACAAAGTTGTCGCGGTAGGACTCACCTGAACATCAAACTGGTAGCACTACAGCATCGGCATTCCATTGCTCAACCACTTGTAAGAGCTATTGAAGATTTTCAATGGAAGAGTTGAGCACTTTTGACAATAGGCCAAAGCTGCAAAGTGGGAAAAGGCTCCTTCTACACCTACGTATGCAACACACATGGGAGCTGGGGTTAGGGGCTCAGAGACTATAATGTTACGGATGGCAACAGTTCGATGCGATTCAGAAAAGTATAACCGGCTGCTTGGTTCGGAGTAACGGCCGAGACTGGAGAAAATGAGGGATAATGCATGCATGGTGTACCACCATAAGGGTGAATAGGATATTATAAAATTGAATTAGGGTTTTGGTAGGGAGGAAAAAGATTATGTGTTTTGGAAGAAGACTTAAGGGTTTTGGTAAGGAGGAAGAGGACTCAGGGTTTTTATAAGGAGAAAGATGACTCGAAATGTGAACAAATGATGAAAACGTAAATAATTAACTGGCAGAGTCAGGGGCAGAACCACCTATTGGCTTGGGGGGGCCGCTTCCAGCCCCCCCAAGCCATAAAGtgaccctaaaaaaaaaaaaaattaaaaaaaaagtatacctttaaaaattaaatttcccTCCACCCccccaataattttttaaattttttttgccccCCAACTAAAAGTTATAATTCTGCCCCTGGGCGGGTAGAGTATTTGGAGAAATATTGGATGCGAAAGACAAAAGATAGATTGGATAAAATGATTCTTGTTATTCAATGTTAATACAATATATTAACTGgaaaaaataaactaactaaATTCTAACTTCTCTAACTCCTTTGCTACTGGCTGTATATGCAACTATCTGAACATAGATATACTGTGCGATCACCTTCTTTAATTATAAATGTAATCTACTCTTTAAGGACTGATTTTGTATGCTCTATTAGTCATAAAATTACATgatctatatattaatttaataagttaagttaaaaggaaaattacactttaccctccccCCCAAAAATAGTTTggagcgattttcaattcgacattcaatgtttcaatttttgtaatgcacccctccaaactttcaattttttgcaattcgaccaattttatcccaaaattctcatattgcccataatttttttttataaaaaaataaaataaaattgggggtgcaaaaattgctagatggccaaaggggtagCTACGGCCACcacgattttaaaaaagaaaaaagaaaaaaaattagggtcaatataagaattttgggataaaattggtcaaattacaaaaatttggaagtttgggagatgcattgcaaaaattaaaacattgaaggtcgaattgaaaatcgtccCAAACTTTttagggggggaggggggtaaaGTTTATTTTTCCCTAAGTTAAAAGAAAactgtccatataattaatgattaatgctaaaaattacatgtttatTCTACACTATATTACAATATTGACGTAAAtgttattgtttaaaaaaaaaaaaaaaaaaaccctaaaaattggtTGAAATTATTAACTCAAATTGTGTGCTATTTATAGGATTAAAGTATAGGGGCGAGGCTTATATGCGGTGCTTCCAAACTACCGCAATTGGATGGAAGGCTGAGATCTTCCAAtagattaaaatattaattttttaaagaaataatataaaattcaacatttaaataaaaaaattaaaactaacaaaaaataataaaaaagaaaataaaaaatgaaaccccTTGGTCTCactgtatctctctctctctctctctctttctctcttttccctGAAATTCTTTCCCTCTCATCaaatctccctctctctatGTTTCTGAAATCTGTTAAGGAGAGGGTGAttaaataaagaacaaaaaaggagaagaaaggaGGTGTAGATGAAgcgtgaaaacaaaaaaaaaaaaaaaaaaagaagaaaacaaagaaagatgaaaGAGTTAGCAAACCGGTGGATTGGGAGCAAGAGGCATCGGCGTGAAGAATAGAGGGgaatggagaaaaaaaggaaaaaaaaaacaaaggggtaGCCGAAACCAACCCCAGGCCCTTGGGGGTtgtccagccacccccaaaacccaatttttatttatttatttatttatttatttatttttcttctttgggcctgttgggggtggccggaccacccctttggccatgcgGGTGGTTCGTCCACCTCAGATCGGCTAGCCTTGACCAAaattgtgcaaaaaaaaaaaaaaaaaaaagaaacaaacaatcaGAGCAAAATTTTAGCAACCAAACATACCAAACACTCTCATAAGTCATATAcctagaaaaaaatttcaatctttgcctaatttttttgcaattatagGCCAATAATATGGTACCCACAATCAAACATCACAAACTTCAGGTTTgaaattgtgtgtgtgtgagagagagagatagagagagtcACCAAGCATAACGACGGGGTGAGAAACTGTAGAGGagtattgatttttcttttatttttttaatagttttaattttttaatatttaacgaattttatattattactttaaggaaaataattttctaatacCCTTCAATAGATCTCAGCGGTCCAACTATATTACCGCAGATTGCGGTAGTTGCGATAGTTTAGTACTTTAGTTGGACCGCACCTAAGCCTCGCCCAAAGTATAGTATATAAAATTACTCTATATTCATTATTACTcataaaataagtaatatattattgttttttttataagggtTGTTTGAtgacacttctttttttttaaaaaaaaaaaatttgcaaacaGATATTAAAGAGCCTTAAATTGTCGTCACAAgctataaattaaatgaatttagccttttatcaattaaatgtcacttttttatttctctcatATGTTGTACTAGGGTTCCACTTCTTCGAAGAGAAATGTTACGTAACATACTATTATTGtattgtcaatttatttttggtttttttttcttcttcttcttaacaAATGTTGATTTAAGAAAAGATTgacaaaaaatgatttacatTTGGTATGGGAGTTTTTAGAACATGTGattaatgttagaatattttagtTTGATTACATGTGATTGATGAAAGCAagtaaaaacaacaaagaaacaatGCAACGTGCAGGGataaaaatttgttgttgataAGTTGGGGTTGGAGGTGGGACTGTGAGGTCTTTGAACAGGTAGTGTCAGTCAAAAGATGGGCCCtgtgaaaaacaaaagaagagggGAACAGGCGGTCGGTGAACTCTCTATAGGTTGACAAAGACGTGTGGCCAGATAACAAAAAGAGCATTAACGTGCTTTTGTGCCTCTGCGGCATGTGAAAAGACTGAGTCCCAAGAGAGCAAATATTTCATTTTGAGAGTATAATTTTCTATGCTCTATCAAGCGTATCTTCTCCTTCACTTGttgattgaatttttattttatttatttattattattttttttgtgaaagtATAAAAGGTCAAAAGCGAGTCTCTTCAATAAATATCTGGTTCGATCCAAACAAAGAGGAACGTACcttcaatataaaattattaatttttttcaacaatttaccTTCCAATGGTCTTTTTCTAGATTTTCTTAAAACgtgtggaaaatattttcagagacAAATGAGAAAAAGCTGAACAATAGGAACTACAACGCTTTAAAActctaataaattatttaatatttaccTTGTCTTGGGAAGTCCAAGTTTTTGGGTGGTACTGGTGAACCTCACACCTTTCCTATATGTTGAGCTACCTGAATTACCTACAATTTGATCAACAAATTGCAAGTCATCTCAATCAGAAgaagtgtctttttttttgtcaattgcgAATTGGTTATATTTCACAAATTGATGGTAGAGAATGCCATCATGACTAAcctaatctttctttttttttagaaaaaaaaaaaaaaaaaaatcttctttattCATATCATAAAAAATTCATTCCGATTCTAACACGATTCAAGTTTGGCAGAAcctcaatttgtaagaaaatgtcCTATCTCTACCCATTCAAACATGATTCAACGTTGATTTCACTTCTTAATATGATTCTAAGCCCAAATATATCTTCCATACATAAACATGTTCATCCATTATCATCTCATCTCCAACCCATCATCAATGCTTCCATAAAGTAACATCAAAGTCATAATATCCAACTCGTAAGTTTAACCCAACAACAAATCTACCACAATACATCTCTAAAACATAAAGATTTATACTTAATCTCTCTAAAGAATGGGTCAATCATGCAAGACTAACAAGATAACATATGCTTACTCATAACCCAAACAATATCAAACAGTACCAAGCCTTTCATAATCACTTAGAAACCTTAAACATCAAACCCATTAACCCAAATCTCGAAATAGCGAACCCATTAACCTACGTAGAAACTTCAAGAATTTAAAGATAAAAGTGTTAGGATCTTACCCTTGAAGCTTTCCCTAAGTTCCATTGCTCCATGCACACTTTCTTCCCTTGATTTCCTCTTCAAAAATCTCATCTTTCcttccctttctctctttctcactccaTTTTCTCCCTCTAGGGCTGCTGGGTCATGTATGAGAGGTTGGGGGGTAGCACACCATACGAAACCTTAGCCTCAAACACCCTTTTTATAGAtggaaaatccaaattttttgCATCCCATATCTGGTCGAACGTTTGGTATTTCTGTAGTTGACTTATTTCAGCAGTTTGATCGACTGGGCAATGTTCAGTAAAACATGCATAACTTTTGCTAGGGGCCCCAAAATTGCGCTTGCGGCCCCATTCTATAACACTTTTTTCGAGACGAACGTCATGGTAATCATTCCAAAATTCCAAGTGTATACTTTCATGTCCTTTAGGAATTCTTCTTTAACCTTCACATCATAATTGATCGCATACTCATTATCAAAATCATTTCCATTTGGTTACCAGGCATTTACAAAAAGGGCCGAGGATAAGGATGACTTGATTTGTCAGTATTGCAGGCATTGAACATTCGATACCTCTATTGAACGTTCGGTGTACTGTTTTGGACATATGCCTGAAcaccttgtttgtatttttccAACATACTGCCAATTATCAGTTCTGCACCACCTGACATACGGTTGAACGTTTGGTGGCCCTCTATCCAACGTTCAGTGTGTTATTACCCAACGGTACTAGGGTTGCAAGTCGAACGTTCGATGGCTCCCCATCAAATGTTCACTGCTAGGTTTGACTCAAACGTTCAACTATCCTCTTCGAACGTTCAACACAACAGTAAAAGTCTTTAAAAAGTCCAAGGTCTTACACTTTACCAAATGAGAACCAATCCTAACAtccttaaattataattatacttaactctaatttatttttggggtaTTACAGAACCAAGGTCAAAACAATATTTGTCAGTTCTGCACCACCTGGCGTACGGTTGAATGTTCAGTGGTCCCCCATCGAACtcggtgtactattacccaACGGTCCTAGTGTTGCAGGTCGAACATTCGATGGTCCCCATCAAACGTTCAGTGCTAGGTTTGACTCGAACGTTCAGCTATCCTCTTTGAACGTTCGGTGCAACAATAAAAGTCTTTAAAAAGGTTCAATGTCTTACACTTTACCAAATGAGAACAAATCCTAGCAttcttaaaatcataattagagtgtacttaaccctaatttattttcGGGGTATTGTATAACCGATGTCGAAACAGTATTTTTACTCCACCTACTAATCGCTGGAAGTCGGTTGTTGGTGGGTGACGGTTTGGTGGCAGTTGATAGGCGGTAAAtagttaatctgcccacccctaattaAAGGTGGCCGCGACAACTCTTTGTTCGGTCGGTTGGGGTGGCTTATTGaaaaggaatagttattcctcattttaaagaaatagtTATTTTAAGGGTGCGTTTCAAAATGggatttcgtaagaataatctgtatttttaaaagatatcgcaaaacgtaaagCGTTTGATATTGCAATttaaagcacttaatttaaaataggaaaaatatctacgatttctataagcagtcTGGgtgtgcttatttgaaaatgtgcgaAGTTAAACTAAAATTAGGATTAGAGGTGGCAAAACGGGTcgacgggtcgacccgtttacaACCCGCAATGACCCATGACCCGTTTAGGGGTaaacccaaacacgacccgtttatcTAATGGGTTGGCCCCACCAAATCCGGACACGACACGACtcgcttaacccgtttagcaaTGAaagtgaatttatttatttattttttaaaatgaaagtgatgagtcgagtcataaacgggtcaattgACCTGTTTATGACCCAAATCCGTTAAGggtaaaccaaaaaaaaaaaaattaaacgtgTCTAACGGGTCACCCACAAGTGACCCTCGGGTTGACCTGCTAAGAGCAAAATAAACGGGTCAACTCGTTTATGACCAAAACCCAGAAATTTTGTGTCGGGTTCAcgggtcatgtcaaaattgccgCCCCTAATCAGGATttttcataacaaatatttgattaaaaaatactttttaacatgttttaccaaatctCCTTAGGatcttaaaaaataacaattttaaaaacacaatttttaaaaacgcaatttttaaaatctcacttattgaaaccgcaatctcaaatagaTCTTAAGTAACGGTAGCCCATTCAAATAATAGAATACAGATTCCATTCCCCAAGTCTTGTGTACAAAACACGTTctatattttgtaaatttaacgGTGTAAATATTGACACatggtaaatatattatcatgttaagttattattattatttttaaagtaatgtAATATTTCATACactaagggtctgtttgagtTTGGGAATTCAAAAAGTGCAATTCAAAATAACGATTTAAAAATGTACGATTTGAAAAtaggatttttaaaaacatagttAAAGCGTTggcaaaatcacaatttagtctttaaaattgtgcattttaaaaaattacattcatacttgcgatttgaaaatgtagattttttccattttaaaatcgcaatttttttaaaacccaatgccaaacattcattttctacaatttagtttaaaatcgcattttttctttataaaattgtaATGTGAAACCCACTCCAATACAGtctacaaacaaaataaaatatagacaTTAAACGGATAAATCCAGATCCAGTATTCCCGGGTTCAGTTGCAACCTGCTATGAGTTTAACATGGGCTGGGCTTATTTTCCAGCCCACTACAAGCGTATACATCCGAAGCCACTATTAACCCGGTcatgaaaattgaaaacaacCATCCATTGAACCTGGACGCAATATCTATTCCACGATCAAACTTCCACTGCATTCTATAAGACCACGCCGGAGTTGTTCACAGAGCCAACAAAGAGAAAACCATGGCGGAGACTTTCGTGCAAACCCAATTCCTGCACCAAAAGTTTTACAACGGAATTCAATTCCCTTCGGTTCTATCTCCGGACCCCAAAACCCCCTTGTCTCTCTCTCGTTTCACCCAAGCCATCAAAACCCAGAAAGCATTTCTCGACTCTCTGCTCCACAAGTCAGGCGCCGTACTCCTCAGGGGCTTTCCGGTGAGTACAGCCTCGGACTTCAACGACGTCGTTGAGGCGTTTGGTTTCGAGGAGCTCCCATACGTGGGCGGAGCCGCTCCGCGGACCAGCGTGGTGGGTCGGGTTTTCACGGCCAATGAGTCCCCGCCGGACCAGAAGATTCCTTTTCACCACGAAATGGCTCAGGTATTAATTAGGTAACGCGGTCTGATATTTTTTGTCGGAGCTCAAACGGGGTGTCGTTTTGGTCCAGGTACCGAAATCGAAAACGACGCATCCTTTGTGCTGCGAAAGCATTGCTTTTCATCACTGTATGTTCAGTTGAGAGTTGTGTAGGAACTAGGACTAAATTGGGATTTCTGTATAGGTTCCGGAGTTTCCCTCCAAACTGTTCTTCTTCTGTGAAGTGGAGCCTGGAAGCGAGGGAGAAACTCCTATAGTTCTCAGCCACATTGTGTATGAAAGAATGAAAGAGAGGTACCCAGAATTCGTTGAAAGACTGGAAGAGCATGGATTGCTGTATACGCGGGTATTAGGGGAAGACGACGACCCTTCATCTCCAATCGGACGTGGGTGGAAGTCTACATTCTTGACCACAGACAAGAATGTGGCTGAGCAAAGGTTTGTTCTTTCAACCATTGTTTGATACTTTGAAATGATCTGTGCATGTGCTATCTGTTCCTAGTTTAGTTTAGCTGCATTGGAGGAAAAATATGATTCTTATAAAGGATGAACAAAGTAGACACGGTCCGATCGTGGGATTTTTATGGTGGTTAATTGATTGGTAATGCATAATACAATGAGATGGGGGAAATAAGTTTAAAGCACATTATATATTccgaaaaaaaatttagtattctTAATGTGTGGTTATAGTTCCCTACACTATAACAAGGTGTTAAAGTTTATGAGATTAGTGTGTAGCAGAGTACTCAAGTCTATAATCGGTGTTGTTCCAAAAAACTAGCTAAAACTATTCGAGTGATAATAATATGTTTCTTTCCAAATAACGATGCAGGTATTTTACTTTATGTCTATGGCTTTAATTACAATTAGAAATTGCTATCATCTTGACTGGCAGCATTTAAGCAAATTCTACTGGAtccatcaggaaaaaaaatccattaaaaTGATGGACAATTAGACCAATTGGAATGTTTTTGGGGTGTAATACTATCATGTTGTGAGCGTAAAGCACTCttatgccatttttttttcctgagagaaatgctacacaacTCCTACTTCTACACTCTCAAATATTTACTTCCTAATGTGTCACTTGTCACGTTAGCTTTCCACTATATGGTTTGTTAATCCCTTATGTTCCACTCTCTTTCTACAACTTGGGAGTGTAAAAGTAGGAGTTCATGTAGCATCTCTCTTTTCGGCTAGGGAATTATTTGTAGTGTAAATTTGAGCATAATACACCCATGATACACCAATGCACTAGATTTTATCTGTATCGTGTTCCGTTTCACTTTGATATGTGATCAGTATCTGTAGCAACTAAATGCCAACTTCTTATCTTCGAATTCAACAGAGCAACAACtgtgttgcaaaaccttctatTGTTGTACTGCTTTCATATTGTGTTTTGTCCTGATAGATAATAGCAGCCACAGTGCCATTATTATCTTGTAGATATCCTATTTTCATTTGAAGTTTTTGCACTTTGTGTGTGGCCAAGATCATTTTTTCATACGGTCCTTCTCAAAATACATTTAACTTGACATATTCATTCATAAACAGTTAAAACCTAGAGATAATATGTCTTTACCAACATATTTGACAGGGCTGCCAAGTTGGATATGAAGTTGGAATGGGTGGGGGATGCAGTGAAAACAATAATGGGTCCAATCCCAGCAATTAAATATGACAAGACGAGGCAGCGCAAGATTTGGTTTAACAGCATGGTTGCTGCTTATACAGGGTGGGAGGATGCAAGGAATGATCCTGTTAAAGCTGTTACCTTTGGGGATGGCAAACCCTTACCAGCTGATATCATCTACGATTGTCTCAAAATCCTTGAAGAGGAATCTATAGCCTTTCCTTGGCAGAAAGGTGATGTTCTTTTACTGGATAATTTGGCTGTCCTCCACTCCCGAAGATCATTCAATCCACCGCGCCGCATACTAGCTTCACTTTGCAAATAGTCGTCCTTGTCCCGTCCATGCTTTTTGGttgtttgaaattatatttttatttagacCATGTCATGGAGAAGTATGTATTAATAAATTGATCACAATCAGATACAACTTCATGTACAATTTAAGCTATGTTATTGAGAAGTTTGtataaaaaaagagagcatTATATAATATATCAAGGTTCCAGTTGGAAAATCTATCCCAACACTGGTCATATCAGCATCTTGGGCAGAATCTTTAGAGTTGTGTTGCACCTGGGGGTGGCAATTCTTGCATTTAGGATATATAATTTGTGTTTGCGTGTCTAATTTGAATCGTGTCGAGGAATAAATCTTAAACGGGTTATACTCCTCAACTTTCACGTACTAATTTCAAGTAGGGTTCGTATTGAGTTTACGGGCCGTGTCAAAATTTACAAGCCTTTATGTCCCGTGAAATGGTTCGGTtgtaaaactatataagtcaactctaacctaacaaatttaattaagcATATTAAATCTCTCGAGCCTAATTTCcaaattttgtatttgatttgtGTTGAGTTTGCAAATCGCACTAAAATAGCTGTGAAGAAAGGATAAAATTTAAGGTGAAGATAATTGCTAAGCTACTCAAATAGCTTGTTTGTATTACAATGCAACCACATCC
It contains:
- the LOC132186999 gene encoding clavaminate synthase-like protein At3g21360, with protein sequence MAETFVQTQFLHQKFYNGIQFPSVLSPDPKTPLSLSRFTQAIKTQKAFLDSLLHKSGAVLLRGFPVSTASDFNDVVEAFGFEELPYVGGAAPRTSVVGRVFTANESPPDQKIPFHHEMAQVPEFPSKLFFFCEVEPGSEGETPIVLSHIVYERMKERYPEFVERLEEHGLLYTRVLGEDDDPSSPIGRGWKSTFLTTDKNVAEQRAAKLDMKLEWVGDAVKTIMGPIPAIKYDKTRQRKIWFNSMVAAYTGWEDARNDPVKAVTFGDGKPLPADIIYDCLKILEEESIAFPWQKGDVLLLDNLAVLHSRRSFNPPRRILASLCK